In Callospermophilus lateralis isolate mCalLat2 chromosome 4, mCalLat2.hap1, whole genome shotgun sequence, one genomic interval encodes:
- the Thap2 gene encoding THAP domain-containing protein 2, giving the protein MPTNCAAAGCATTYNKHINISFHRFPLDPKRRKEWVRLVRRKNFVPGKHTFLCSKHFEASCFDLTGQTRRLKMDAVPTIFDFCTHIKSMKLKSRNLLKKNNSCTPAGPSNLKSNISSQQVLLEHSYAFRNPMEAKKRIIKLEKEIASLRRKMKTCLQKERRATRRWIKATCLVKNLEANNILPKGTSEQILPTALSNLPLEDFKIVEQNQQDKTLPIL; this is encoded by the exons ATGCCGACCAATTGCGCCGCAGCGGGCTGTGCAACTACCTACAACAAGCACATTAACATCAGCTTCCACAG gttTCCTTTGGatcctaaaagaagaaaagaatgggTTCGCCTAGTTAGACGCAAAAACTTTGTACCAGGAAAACACACTTTTCTTTGTTCAAAGCACTTTGAAGCCTCCTGTTTTGACCTAACAGGACAAACTCGACGACTTAAAATGGATGCTGTTCCAACCATTTTTGATTTTTGTACCCATATAAAGTCTATG AAACTCAAGTCAAggaatcttttgaagaaaaacaacaGTTGTACTCCAGCAGGACCATCTAATTTAAAATCAAACATTAGTAGTCAACAAGTACTACTTGAACACAGTTATGCCTTTAGGAATCCAATGGAGGCAAAAAAAAGGATAATTAAACTGGAAAAGGAAATAGCAAGcttaagaagaaaaatgaaaacttgCCTACAAAAAGAACGAAGAGCAACTCGAAGATGGATCAAAGCCACATGCTTAGTAAAGAATTTAGAAGCAAATAACATATTACCTAAGGGCACATCAGAACAAATTTTACCAACTGCCTTAAGCAATCTTCCTTTGGAAGATTTCAAGATTGTTGAACAAAATCAACAGGATAAAACATTACCAATTCTCTAA